CTAAATGCTTGGATAAGTTATCTAAGTTAATTTCAATCTTCTTCATCTTAGCTTCATCCATCATATTTAGTGCTATAACAACTTTTGCACCCATTTCTAATAATTGCGTTGTTAAATATAAGTTTCTTTCAATATTAGTAGCATCAACTACATTTATTACAACATCTGGATTTCCTTTAACTATAAAATCCCTTGCAACCATTTCATCCTCGGAAAAAGCTCCAAGGCTATATGTGCCAGGTAGGTCAACTACATTATATATTGAACCATTAAACTTTAATTTTCCTTCTTTTTTATCCACCGTAACCCCTGGCCAGTTTCCAACATGTTGATTAGCTCCTGTTAAAACATTAAAAAGAGTTGTTTTACCACAGTTAGGGTTTCCAACTAAAGCAATTGTGTTCATCTATACACTTCCTTTCTAAATTGATACTAATTATCAATGAACACCAAAAAATAAAAAATTATTTTTGTATAAAAATTTTGCTTGCTAAGCCTCTACCAAGAGCTAGTTTATTTCCAGATAGATTCAGAATCACAGGTCCAATGTCGTTTTTGACGACTTTGAATTTTGCTCCTCTATTTAAACCTAATTCAAAAAGTCTTTTATTTACGTTTCTTCCGCCAGATATTTGCTTAATTCTACCTTCTTCATTAGGTAATAAATCCAATAAAGTCATTTTTTCCATGAACATCCCTTTCTTTCCGACTAGATGATAATTGTTATCAATATAACAATAATACTTTTTGAACTAAAATGCAATAGTTTTTTCATATATACATAGTTTTTTCTATAGAAGGTAATAAATATATTTAAGTAATAGTACCGTAAAGTTAAATTATGGGATAGGATATTGATTTTTTTAATACATAGATTTATAATAAAATAAAGGTCAAAGAAGGTCAATATTAGTATTACCTTTGAAATGGAGATGATTTAGTGGAATACAAAGATTATTATAAAATATTAGGTGTTGATAAAAACACTTCAGAAAATGAGATAAAAAGAGCATATAGAAAGCTAGCTAAGAAATACCATCCCGATTTAAACCCAAATGATAGTAACGCTCAAGAGAAATTTAAAGAAATAAATGAAGCCTACGAGGTATTAGGTGACCCTGAAAAAAAGAAAAAGTATGATACCTTCGGAAGTGGATATGACTTTGCAGGTGGACAGCATTTTGACCCTTCTCAATTTGGATATACTTATACTTCAACAGGTGGGGCTGGAGATTTTAGTGATTTCTTTAATATGTTTTTTGGTGGTATGGGAAATGGTAGCAAAAGTAGTCGAGGATTTAATTTTGGTGACATATTTGGTGGAAGACAAAGAACATCACCTTCAAGACAAAGTTTTGAGTCGGAACTTGACATAACTTTAGAAGAGGGATTTAACGGTACTACAAAAGAAGTAAACCTGAATTATAATGGGGAAATAAAAAGAATGTCAGTTAAAGTTCCTAAAGGAATATTTCCCGGGAAAAAATTAAAGGTTAAAGGAGAAAAATGGGGAATTAATGGTGATATTATATTCAAGATAAATCTAATCGAAAATGTGAAATACAAATTAGATGGTCTTGATATTATCTATAAAGTAGATACTTTACCGTGGGAGGCTGCTTTAGGTACAAAAGCTATAATAGAAACATTATCTGGGAAGATAAAGGTTAATATACCTAAGGGGATAGTTGGTGGTAAGAAAATAAGGGTACCTAAAAAGGGCTATGTGGACACCAAAGGAAATACTGGAGATTTATATTTAGAAATAAATATAGTCAATCCTCCGGAGTTATCTGAAGAGGAAGTAAAGTTATATGAAAGATTAAGTGAAATATCTACTTATAATCCTAGAGAGAGTTAGTAATAGTTTATGATAATAGTAGTAGTATTTTGTATCTAGTTCCAGAAATATAAACTTTAAATCCGTATTCTAAATCAACTTTTGACTACACTTGACGTAACAATAATCCAGGGGCCATGCAATTGCCGAAATCTTTGATTTCGTGCAATTGTAAGCCATCGGATAAAAGTCTATTTCATAAAATGAAGGACCTTGATAATTTACCAGTAAGCCTATCTATGGGGACGTATCAAGGTACTAACATTTTATTTCAATATCCTTTCAAGTGGAGTTACCAAAAGTTGCTTAATGAATACTCCTTTAAAGATCTACATTTCTTCATAGTGACTAACAGTTTGGTATTCTATAATCTAAGGTTCATAATTGTGAATAAAAGAAAGGTGTGATATATATGGATTTAAATAAGTTTACACAAAAAAGCATAGAAGCAGTGCAGGAATCTCAGGAAGTTGCTATTAAGTATGGAAATCCTCAGCTTGAAGAAATCCATATTCACTACGGATTAATATTTCAAGATGAGGGCTTAATTCCAAAAGTAATTTCTTATATGGGAGAAAACAAGGAATTAATTAAGAGTGACATTCAGAAAGAGGTAGATAGATTACCAAAACAATCAGGTGGTGGAGGTTCTATTTATCCAAGCAGAACCTATACTAAGGTTTTTCTTGATGCTGAAGATGAGGCAAAGAAATTTGGAGACGAATATGTGGGGGTAGAACACATATATATTTCCTTACTTAAACAAAAGAATACAGTTTCAGACAGGTTATTTAAGAAGTACAATATAAACCTCCAACGATTCCTAGAAGCCTTAAAAAAAATAAGAGGAAGTCAAAATATTACTTCTGATAATCCAGAGTCAACTTATGAGGCACTTACTAAATATGGAAAAGATTTAGTTAAGGAGGCAAGAGAAGGAAAAATTGACCCTGTAATAGGTAGGGACAGCGAAATAAGAAATGTAATCCGAATACTATCAAGAAGGACAAAGAATAATCCTGTACTTATTGGTGAACCTGGAGTTGGTAAGACAGCTATTGCAGAAGGTCTTGCCCAAAGAATTGTAAATGGAGATGTACCAGAAGGCTTAAAGGATAAGACTATATTTTCATTGGATATGGGTGCATTAATAGCAGGAGCAAAATATAGAGGAGAATTTGAAGAAAGACTCAAGGCTGTACTTTCTGAAATACAAAAATCAGAAGGACAAATAATAATGTTTATCGATGAGATGCACAATATTGTTGGAGCAGGTAGAACAGAAGGTTCAATGGATGCTTCTAATCTACTAAAGCCAATGCTAGCAAGAGGAGAACTTCATGCTATAGGTGCAACAACTCTCGATGAGTATAGAAAGTATATAGAAAAGGATAAAGCCCTTGAGAGAAGATTCCAAAAGGTTATGGTAACAGAGCCTACAGTAGAAGATACGATATCCATCCTAAGGGGATTGAAAGAGAGATACGAGATTCATCATGGAATAAGAATTTCAGATAGTGCTGTCATTGCTGCAGCTACACTTTCGGATAGATATATAAGCGATAGATATTTACCAGACAAGGCTATTGACTTAATGGATGAAGCATCAGCTATGATAAGAACTGAAATTGATAGTATGCCTGTAGAAATTGATGAGATAAGAAGACGGATATTACAGCTTGAAATTGAAAAAGCAGCCTTAAAGAAGGAAGTAGATGAAGGTTCTAAAATTAGGCTTGATAGATTAGAAAAAGAATTATCTGAGAACAAGGAAAAGTTTGATATTCTAAAGGCTAAATGGGAGGATGAAAAGAAAAGTATTACAAGAGTAAAGGATGTTAAGGAAGAAATAGAAAGAGTTAAAAGAGAAATAGAAGAAGCAGAAAGAAAATATGATCTTGAAAAACTATCTCAGTTAAAATATGGTACAATGGTTGAACTTGAGAAAAAGCTCACAAAAGCAAATGAGAGACATGAAGAAGAGGACAGAATGTTAAAAGAAGAGGTTACAGAGGAAGAAATAGCTCAAGTAGTAGCGAAATGGACTGGTATTCCAGTTACTAAGTTAGTAGCTACAGAAAGAGAAAAGCTATTAAACCTTCATAATATATTGCAGAAAAGAGTAATTGGTCAAGATGAGGCCATAGAAGCTGTAGTAGATGCTGTAATTAGAGCAAGATCAGGTTTAAAGCAGATCAACAAACCCGTTGGTAGCTTTATGTTCTTAGGTCCAACCGGAGTAGGTAAGACTGAATTATCAAAGTCTCTAACAGAAGTTCTATTTGATGATGAAAGAAATCTTGTTAGAATTGACATGAGTGAGTATATGGAGAAATTCTCTGTTTCAAGATTAATTGGGGCACCACCAGGATATGTAGGCTATGATGAAGGTGGTCAACTTACTGAAGCTGTAAGGAGAAAACCCTATTCTGTTATATTATTTGACGAAATAGAGAAAGCACATCCAGATGTATTTAATATATTGCTTCAGGTATTAGATGATGGAAGGCTTACTGATAACCAAGGTAGAATTGTAGATTTTAAAAATACAATTATAATAATGACCTCAAATATTGGCTCATCATATCTTCTTGATGGAATAAATTCTGATGGTGCAATAGATGAAGGATCTAAGGATGAAGTAATGAAGGAGCTTAGGATGTTCTTTAGACCAGAATTTTTAAATCGAGTGGATGAAATAGTAATGTTTAAACCATTGCTAAGAGAAGATATATTTAAGATAATTGATTTGCAAATTAGAGAAATTGAATTAAAGTTAGAGGATAGGCAAATCAAGGTAGAGGTGACTGAGGATACTAAGGAATTAATACTAAATAGAGCATATTCAAGCCAATATGGTGCAAGACCAGTAAGGAGATATTTGCAAAAGGAAATTGAAACGAAGATAGGTAGACTTTTGATAAAAGGTGAGCTAAAGGATAAAGATGTATTGATAATAGATGCAAAAGATGGCGAATTAAAATTTAATAAAAAATAATTAGGATATTGATTTAATTTATTCCTAATTTAAAATAATGAAAAGTAGATTGAGGGAGATGTTACACATATAATATCTCCCTCAATCTACTTCTATAATAAAAACCTATTTTATATTCATAAACTTTTATTTAAAAATATTACATTAATTCACTGGACGTAAAGCATTGCTACAAGTTACAGAGTTTTTGCTGTATAATAAACCGATTATAACAGTTTTACAATTGTAATTATTGATGCTATAATTTCATTGAGTAGATAGTTATGTTATTCCAATACGAGAATTAAGTAATGGGCGTAGAATAAAGATAGAGGTTATCCCAGAATTGTCTGAGCAAAAATCAGAATTTGAAGCTAGAATCATTCGAAGATAATCAGTTATCTATAGGGAGCCAATAATATAAAAAACTCCCTATAAGTTTTCTTAAAGGGAGTTTTAATTTCATCCTAACCTATTAACCAAATAAGTTCATGAATGCTGTTATAGTGAATGCGTTTGTAAAGTCGATGAATAATGCACCAACTAGTGAAACTACAAAGTAAGCTACTGATGAGTATTCATATTTTTCAGCAACTGAAGCCATGTTTGCAACTCCGTTTGGTGTAGCACCCATACCGAATCCACAGTGGCCAGCTGATATAACTGCTGCATCGTAATCTTTACCCATAATTGGGAAAGTAATGTAAGTAGCAAATAGATACATTAATACTGTTTGTGCAACTAATAGAATAATCATTGGTATAGCTAAGTCTATAAGTTCCCAAAGTTTTAATGTCATAAGTGCCATAGCTAGGAATAAGTTAAGTGCAACATCTCCAACTACACCGATCTCTTCATCTGGAGTTTTGAATGCACCAGAGTCTGAAACGTTTCTTATTACAGCTGCTACAAGCATTGAGCCTATATATCCTGGCATTGTTAATCCTGTTAAGGCAATTAGGTTTGATACATAAACACCAACACCCATTGCAATAAGGATTTGGAAGAAAGCCATTGCAACTTTGTCACCGTCAAGTAATGAATCTCCTGATTCAACTAACTCTTCATCAATATTACTACCTGAAGCTCTTTTTTTGTTTAATAAATCATGTTTTATAATTAGTCTGTTTGCTACTGGTCCACCCATCATGGATCCTGAAACAAGACCAAATGTTGCTGCTGCAACTGCAACAGTAGTAGCTCCTGTAATACCTAAAGCTTCAACTGTAGGAGCAAAAGCTGCTGATGTTCCGTGTCCACCAGTCATAGGTGTTGAACCTGTCATAAGTGCTAGTAATGGATGAACTCCAACTACTCCAGCTAATCCAACTGCTACTGCATTTTGTAAAACAACAAGTAATGTTGCTACTCCTAAGAATATTATTACCTTAGGTCCACCCTTCTTAAGTACTTTAAAGCTTGCATTGAATCCAACTGATGTAAAGAACATAGTCATGAAAAACGTTTGTAAAGTAGTGTCGAATTCAAACATTAGTACACCAGTTAATCTTAAAATAAGAGTAATAATAGCAAATAGTATACCTCCTATAACTGGTGAAGGAATGCAGTACTTTTCGAAGAAATTAATCTTTGCTCTTAATTTTTTACCAATTAGGAGCAATATTACTGCTAGTCCAATCGATTGAATCATATTCATTGTTATTGTCATCTACAAAACCCTCCTTTTTTTTATTATTTCTGACAATAACGATATTTTACCACAAAAGAATTTAAAACACCATAGGAAAACGTTAAATAAATGTAAAAAATCAAATATTTCATAGTTCAGAATATTCTTTTAAATAGAGTCTTTAATTCTCAACAGCCTAGCATGAAAAAGCAACTGTCAATTTTTAATATATTCAAACAATTAACCTGAACTAACAGAATAAAAAGCATCTTAAACAATAAAACCAAAAGAAAAAAGCTTTGTTTTCAATTTACATTGAAAAACAAAGCTTTTTATATTACCATATCATATTAGCCAAAGAAGTTTACAAATCCTGTTATAACCATTGCATTTGTAAAGTCGATGAATAATGCACCAACTAGTGAAACTACAAAGTAAGCTACTGATGAGTATTCATATTTTTCAGCAACTGAGGCCATGTTTGCAACTCCGTTTGGTGTAGCACCCATACCGAATCCACAGTGACCAGCTGATATAACTGCTGCATCGTAATCTTTACCCATAATTGGGAAAGTAATATAATTAGCAAATAAGAACATTAATAAAGCTTGAGCTGCTAATAGAATGAACATTGGGATAGCTAAGTCAATAAGTTCCCAAAGCTTTAATGTCATAAGTGCCATAGCTAAGAATAAGTTAAGTGCAACATCTCCAACAATACCGATTTCTTCATCTGGAGTTTTGAATGCACCAGAGTCTGAAACGTTTCTTATTACAGCTGCTACAAGCATTGAGCCAATATAACCTGGCATAGTTAGTCCTGTTAAGGCAATTAGATCTGATACATAAACGCCAATACCCATTGCAATAAGGATTTGGAAGAATGCCATAGCGATTTTGTCACCATTAAGTAATGAATCCCCAGAGTTATCTACATTTTCATCAATATCATTTGAAGATTTTCTTTTGTTTAATAAGTCATGTTTTATAATTAGTCTGTTTGCCACTGGACCACCCATCATGGACCCAGCTACAAGACCGAAAGTAGCTGCTGCAACTGCAACAGTAGTAGCCCCTGTTATACCTAAAGCTTCAACAGTTGGACCATAAGCTGCAGAGGTACCATGACCACCAGTCATAGGTGTTGAACCTGTCATAAGTGCTAGTAATGGATGAACTCCAACTACTCCAGCTAATCCAGCCGCTACAACATTTTGTAAAACAACAAGTAATGTTGCTACTCCTAAGAATATTATTACCTTAGGACCACCTTTTTTAAGTACTTTAAAGCTTGCATTGAATCCGACTGATGTAAAGAACATAGTCATGAAGAACGTTTGTAAAGTAGTATCGAATTCAAACATTAGTAAACCAGTTAATCTTAATACAAGAGTAATAATAGCGAATAATAAACCACCTATAACTGGTGAAGGTATACAGTACTTTTCGAAAAAGTTAATTCTTTTTCTCAAGCCTTTACCGATTAGTAATAGTATAACTGCTAATCCAATACTCTGGATCATGTTCATAGAAATTGTCATTGACAAAATCCTCCTTTTTTTATATTTCGATAATATTCGACAATATAATCGTAACATAAATGAAATAAAAATTCTACATGAAAGCGTTAATTGATTTTAAAAAATCAAATGTTATTTTATTTAGAATATTAAAAAAATTATTTACTATAGAATTTAATATTGTTATGAATATTTCATTCACTAGATATTATGTACAAAATAAAAAAACATATTTCATTTGAGAAATATGTTTTTTAAAATATGTAGGCCGTGCACCTAGCTTCGGCAGCCTATTCCGAGCGTTACCCAAACAGTTGGCTCGAGCCAGGCATCCCTGCGGCACACGGGAGATCTCACTTATCGCTGCTTCCTTCCGGACCTGACGAGGTTCATGAGTTTCCGTTGCGCAGGACCCAACCGTCAACACCACTTATCTGGGGCAGACCTCACAATAGAGAAGCCTAGACCAGGACTTCGACCCTGCTATAGCGGATTGCAGGTTATAGGGCACCGCTACCTCCCCATCTAGCACGGCAAAAATTTCTAATGGCGGAGAGAGAGGGATTCGAACCCTCGAGACGCTTTCACGTCTACCCGCTTTCCAGGCGAGCGCCTTCGACCACTCAACCACCTCTCCGTGATTAATTGCCTTACAGACTTTTATTATAGGATAAATCTGAATTATTGTCAACCTCCCAAAAATTTACTACATTGTTAAAAGGTTATTTGTTTGAGGCATAATAGAATATATCTATAATAATATATTTAATATAGATATATTCTATAAAATTGGGTAATAGTATTTTAATATAAGTATTAGGAGGGAGATTATGGATAAAATAAGAATAGAGTATTGTACTTCTTGAGGTTATATTAGTAGAGCAGTTGCTCTTGCAAAAAACTTATTAGATGAACACAAAAATGACATCGAGGAATTAACCATTGTTCCATCAAGTGGTGGGGTTTTTGAAATACAAGTTAATGATAATATTTTATTCTCTAAAAAAGAGTTGGGAAGATTCCCAGAGGACGGGGAAGCTGAAAGGCTGATAAGAGAAGAACTTTCAAAATAAGGGCTTGCATATGCAGGCCCTTTCTTTAATGACCTAATCTGATTTACAGTGATTTTCTGCAAATCAGATTAGGTCAGATGTCGCGAAGTTTAAATCTATGATTTAGCTAACGTAGCCGACTTGAGTTTAATTTTAAAGGAACATAATTATGAAATAATAATAGGAAGAAAAAGGATAGTAAGTTTACAGAAACATAAATTATTGATATTATAGGTGATATAGACGATATAATAAAAGCAGTAAGAAGCCGGGTATAATATAAAATAGTAGGAGGGGGAGCTATGAAGGGAATAGGTACTTCACCTGGAATTGGAATTGGGAAAGTATTTATATACAAAACACCGGACATTAAAGTAATACAGAGAAAAATTGAAGATAAAGAAGCTGAAATTAAAAGACTGGATAAAGGAATTTTAGAAACATCAAAGGAAATAGATATATTGCATGATCTGGCCTTAAAAAATATGGGTAAGAATGAAGCCGATATATTTACAGCCCATAAGATGATTCTAGAGGATCCAGAGTTTTACTTAGCAGTTAAGGAAAAGATAAATATAGATAAAATAAACTGTGAATTCGCAGTCAAAGAAGTGTCGGAAACATTCATATCCATGTTTGAAAATATAGAGGATGAATACTTGAAGGCAAGGGCAGCAGATATAAAGGATGTTACCACGAGGCTATTACGAGTACTATTAGGGATAGAAGCGGATGATTTACTATCAATAAGTGAAAAATCCATAATAATAGCTGAGGACTTAACTCCATCTGATACAGCACAGATTAATAAGGAAATGGCATCAGGTATAGTTACAGAATTTGGTGGAAGAACATCTCATACTGCAATAATGGCCAGGACTATGGAGATTCCTGCCATAGCTGGAGTGAAAGATATACTTAAGGAAGTAATACATGGAGACTTAATGATTATAGATGGTTCCAATGGAGAAATTACAATAAATCCAACTAAAGATACAATCCATATGTTTGAAAACAGGATAAAGGAATCAAAGGAAGCAAAAAAGAAACTACAAACATTAAAAGGTCAAGAAACAATATCTAAGGACGGTCATAAGGTAGAATTGGCAGGAAACATTGGAACACCTAAGGATATAGAAAAGGTCCTTGAGAATGATGGCGAAGGAGTAGGGCTATATAGAACTGAGTTCTTGTTTATGGATAGGGAAAGAATACCAACAGAAGAAGAACAATTTCAGGCATATAAAATTGTAGCAGAAAAGTTGGATAAAAGACCATTAATTATTAGAACTTTAGATGTTGGTGGAGATAAGGAGATCCCATATCTGAATCTTCCAAAGGAAATGAATCCTTTCTTAGGATATAGAGCCATAAGACTATGCCTGGATAGGAAGGATATATTTAGACCTCAACTTAGAGCCATACTAAGAGCTAGTGCCTATGGAAATATTAAAATAATGTTTCCAATGATATCAAGTATTCAGGAAGTAAGAGAGGCTAAATCTGCTGTAGAGGAAATAAAAGAAGAATTAAGAAGAGAAAATATCCTATTTGATGAGAGCATTGAAATAGGAATAATGGTAGAAATACCATCAGTAGCTATTCATTCACGTATTTTTGCAAAAGAGGTTGATTTCTTTAGTATAGGTACAAATGACTTAGTACAATATACTCTTGCTGTTGATAGAGGAAATCAAAACATAGCAAACTTATATAGTCATTATCATCCAGCTGTATTAAATCTAATAAGGATGACTATAGAGAATGGGCATAAGGAAGGTATATGGGTAGGCATGTGTGGGGAAGCAGCAGGAGATGAAAAACTAATTCCTATACTCCTAGCTATGGGATTAGATGAATTTAGTATGAGTGCATCATCTATATTAAAAGCAAGATATTTAATAAAAAATACTTCAAAAAAAGAAGTGGAGTCTAAACTTGATGAGATATTAAGTTTACCAACGGCTGATGATGTCGAAAGATTTATTAGTAAATAAATTGAATGTAAAAATTTAATAAAAAAAACTAACTCTCCCTTTCATTAACAGAGCTTGATTTAATCTGTTATTAATGGGGAGATGTTTTTTAGTGTAAAAGGAATGTATTTCTGATATAATGGGTTTAAATGAGATATATTAAGAAATGTAGGTGAACAAATGTATCAAGCATTATATAGAAAATATAGACCTAAAACCTTCAATGAGGTATTAGGGCAGGAACATATTACTAGAACCCTTAGACAACAGGTCTTAAAGGGCAATATTGGTCATGCCTATCTTTTCTCAGGAACAAGAGGTACAGGAAAAACATCTGCTGCTAAGATCTTATCAAGAGCAGTTAACTGTCTAAATCCTCAGGATGGAAATCCATGTAATGAATGTGAAATATGTAGAGGAATTTTGGATGAATCCATAATGGATGTCATTGAAATGGATGCTGCAAGTAATAACAGTGTTGATGATGTAAGGGACCTAAAAGAGAAGGTAATATATCCTCCATCAAGAGCAAGGTATAAAGTATATATAATAGATGAGGTACATATGCTTTCAAAAGGTGCATTTAATGCACTTTTAAAGACTTTAGAAGAACCACCAAAACATCTAATATTTATATTAGCCACTACTGAGCCTGAAAGACTACCACAGACCATATTATCAAGGTGTCAACGATTTGACTTTAAAAGAATAACGAATAGAGACATTGTAGAGAATATGAGAAGTATAACAAAGGAACTTGAAATAAATATAGATGATAAGGCTCTTAATTTAATTGCAAGAAATTCTGATGGAGCAATGAGAGATGCACTAAGTTTACTAGATCAGTGTATATCTTTTAATAATGAGGTAATATCTTATGAGGATGCAACAAATATATTAGGGATTGCTAATAAATACTTAATATTTGAAATGGTAAAGGATATAAATGAAAAAAATCTTGAGAAGGCATTGTTTAAAGTAGATGAAATCATACAAAATGGTAAAGATATAAATCAGTTTATAAAGGATTTGATTAGACATTTCAGAGATCTTATGGTTGCAAAGACATCTAGAAATCCAGCTGAAATTATGGAATCTGAAGATGTAGAGGAATATATAGAACAGAGTAATGGTGTGAGCTTGGAATATATATTAAACTCTTTAGATATATTAAATAATGCTGAAGCTAAAGGTAAATGGTCAACTCAACCAAGGATAATATTAGAAATGGCAGTTATTAAATTGGTTTCACTAGAAAAAGAATTGACCTTGGAAGAGCGAATAGAAAGATTAGAGCAAGGGATTAGACCAGCAGCTACAATAACTACAAAAGAGACAAAAGTAGTAAGTGAGGTAGCAAAACCTGCGGTTAAAGAAAAACAAGTTATAGAAAAGCAGGCTAGTGAAGAAAAGCCTATTGAAAAGATTGAAGTTGTAGATGATGGCAGTGTACTTACTCTAGATATGATAAAGAGCCAATGGCAAAATGTATTACAAAATATCAAGAATAAAAAGATCAATATATATGCTTTGATTATGGAAGGGGAGTTAACCTCTTATGAAAATAACTTACTATCCGTTGTATATGACGATGGATTTGGTTTCCATAAAGAAGCAGTAAGTTCACCGCAGAATAAAGAATTTGTTGAAGGAATTGTTTCTAAATATTTTAATAAAAATATTAATATACATTTTCATATGAAATCTGAGCTTTCAAGTATATTAGGTAGTAAAAAAGAAAGTGAAGTTAAATATGAAGAAAAATCTGAAGAGATTAAAGATGTAATTGATTTCTTTGGTGAGGATATTGTAGAAATAAGAAAGGAAGGAGAATAATCATGGCAAAAGGTGGATTCCCAGGTATGGGAGGAAATATGAATAATATGATGAGACAAATGCAAAAGATGCAAAAGAAAATGGAGGAGTTACAAGCTGAACTTGAAACTAGAGAAGTTGAAGCTAGTGCAGGTGGTGGAGCAGTTAAGGTAACCTGCAATGGTAAAAAAGAAGTTCTTAATATAGTTATAGAGGAATCAGTAGTAGACCCAGAAGATGTTGAAATGTTACAGGACTTAGTATTAGCTGCAGTAAATGAAGCT
The DNA window shown above is from Tissierella sp. Yu-01 and carries:
- a CDS encoding FeoA domain-containing protein, which gives rise to MEKMTLLDLLPNEEGRIKQISGGRNVNKRLFELGLNRGAKFKVVKNDIGPVILNLSGNKLALGRGLASKIFIQK
- a CDS encoding DnaJ C-terminal domain-containing protein — translated: MEYKDYYKILGVDKNTSENEIKRAYRKLAKKYHPDLNPNDSNAQEKFKEINEAYEVLGDPEKKKKYDTFGSGYDFAGGQHFDPSQFGYTYTSTGGAGDFSDFFNMFFGGMGNGSKSSRGFNFGDIFGGRQRTSPSRQSFESELDITLEEGFNGTTKEVNLNYNGEIKRMSVKVPKGIFPGKKLKVKGEKWGINGDIIFKINLIENVKYKLDGLDIIYKVDTLPWEAALGTKAIIETLSGKIKVNIPKGIVGGKKIRVPKKGYVDTKGNTGDLYLEINIVNPPELSEEEVKLYERLSEISTYNPRES
- the clpB gene encoding ATP-dependent chaperone ClpB — encoded protein: MDLNKFTQKSIEAVQESQEVAIKYGNPQLEEIHIHYGLIFQDEGLIPKVISYMGENKELIKSDIQKEVDRLPKQSGGGGSIYPSRTYTKVFLDAEDEAKKFGDEYVGVEHIYISLLKQKNTVSDRLFKKYNINLQRFLEALKKIRGSQNITSDNPESTYEALTKYGKDLVKEAREGKIDPVIGRDSEIRNVIRILSRRTKNNPVLIGEPGVGKTAIAEGLAQRIVNGDVPEGLKDKTIFSLDMGALIAGAKYRGEFEERLKAVLSEIQKSEGQIIMFIDEMHNIVGAGRTEGSMDASNLLKPMLARGELHAIGATTLDEYRKYIEKDKALERRFQKVMVTEPTVEDTISILRGLKERYEIHHGIRISDSAVIAAATLSDRYISDRYLPDKAIDLMDEASAMIRTEIDSMPVEIDEIRRRILQLEIEKAALKKEVDEGSKIRLDRLEKELSENKEKFDILKAKWEDEKKSITRVKDVKEEIERVKREIEEAERKYDLEKLSQLKYGTMVELEKKLTKANERHEEEDRMLKEEVTEEEIAQVVAKWTGIPVTKLVATEREKLLNLHNILQKRVIGQDEAIEAVVDAVIRARSGLKQINKPVGSFMFLGPTGVGKTELSKSLTEVLFDDERNLVRIDMSEYMEKFSVSRLIGAPPGYVGYDEGGQLTEAVRRKPYSVILFDEIEKAHPDVFNILLQVLDDGRLTDNQGRIVDFKNTIIIMTSNIGSSYLLDGINSDGAIDEGSKDEVMKELRMFFRPEFLNRVDEIVMFKPLLREDIFKIIDLQIREIELKLEDRQIKVEVTEDTKELILNRAYSSQYGARPVRRYLQKEIETKIGRLLIKGELKDKDVLIIDAKDGELKFNKK
- the gltS gene encoding sodium/glutamate symporter, which produces MTITMNMIQSIGLAVILLLIGKKLRAKINFFEKYCIPSPVIGGILFAIITLILRLTGVLMFEFDTTLQTFFMTMFFTSVGFNASFKVLKKGGPKVIIFLGVATLLVVLQNAVAVGLAGVVGVHPLLALMTGSTPMTGGHGTSAAFAPTVEALGITGATTVAVAAATFGLVSGSMMGGPVANRLIIKHDLLNKKRASGSNIDEELVESGDSLLDGDKVAMAFFQILIAMGVGVYVSNLIALTGLTMPGYIGSMLVAAVIRNVSDSGAFKTPDEEIGVVGDVALNLFLAMALMTLKLWELIDLAIPMIILLVAQTVLMYLFATYITFPIMGKDYDAAVISAGHCGFGMGATPNGVANMASVAEKYEYSSVAYFVVSLVGALFIDFTNAFTITAFMNLFG
- the gltS gene encoding sodium/glutamate symporter, producing MTISMNMIQSIGLAVILLLIGKGLRKRINFFEKYCIPSPVIGGLLFAIITLVLRLTGLLMFEFDTTLQTFFMTMFFTSVGFNASFKVLKKGGPKVIIFLGVATLLVVLQNVVAAGLAGVVGVHPLLALMTGSTPMTGGHGTSAAYGPTVEALGITGATTVAVAAATFGLVAGSMMGGPVANRLIIKHDLLNKRKSSNDIDENVDNSGDSLLNGDKIAMAFFQILIAMGIGVYVSDLIALTGLTMPGYIGSMLVAAVIRNVSDSGAFKTPDEEIGIVGDVALNLFLAMALMTLKLWELIDLAIPMFILLAAQALLMFLFANYITFPIMGKDYDAAVISAGHCGFGMGATPNGVANMASVAEKYEYSSVAYFVVSLVGALFIDFTNAMVITGFVNFFG
- a CDS encoding Rdx family protein, which gives rise to MDKIRIEYCTSUGYISRAVALAKNLLDEHKNDIEELTIVPSSGGVFEIQVNDNILFSKKELGRFPEDGEAERLIREELSK